From the genome of Sphaerochaeta sp.:
CATCAATCCAGTTGCCGTACGTTGTGGGAAAAAGGCACTCATCAGGACCAGTTCGTGGGAGACGCTTGTCCGTACCACATCCCGGATGACGACGCAACCATTGCCGAAGCTGACCTCTCTCCGATAGGACTCCAAAGGCATGGAAGGAGGATACGCTTTGGCAAGCTCACAGGAAACCCCATGATCGGAAACCATCACGTCCGTCGCACGGAAGGACGCCCCTGCCTGTTGCTGGAACGAAGGGAAAATCGTCAGGTTGTGGAACCAGTCCTGCATCGTCCAGATGGTATACCGCTCGGGAGAAAAGGTCTTCGCGGTGTACGTTTCAACGCCAACATCGATCAACACCGGTTTCCCTTCCTTGAAAAGGATGATGGACCCCGTGTCGTTATGATTGTGTGACACCCCATTGTTTCCGGCATTCAGCGCCACATCGAATCCCTTCGTCCGGAACAGATGAAGGCCGGTCGAAGGGAAATGAACGGCGCCTGTTTTCCGCTGGTCCGCAATCGGGACATCAGGAGCTTCCGTCACTTCCTTCCAGAGAGCATAGGTACAGAGCCGGTCAAACGCATATCGGGAGGAGAGCAACAGCTTTTCCGGTATCGAGCGACACATCCATCTCGTTCGGAAAAAACGCATCAAATCGGTATCATGGACCGCTTTCGCAAAACCATACTCCTTCAGGCCGGAAGGGGCGATCCGGGCTGAACAATCCGAAAAATTGAAATACCAATCTTCAGAGATATGCATCTGCTTCACGAACGCCGCCATATTCCGGATCTTGGCTTCCTCGAATACGCAGGAGAATGCGTTTCCCGTCATCCCCTGCAACACCCAGAGAGAACCAAACAACGTCACCGCCGCATGATGGTAGTACTCCGGCCCCTCTTCGCACGCGCCATCATCCCCGTATCCTTCAAGGAACCGATCAAGCGTCCGGCATGCGTGTTGGATCGCCTGTTGCTTGCGGATGGGATCCGCAACCAGCAGCGCATAACAGAGCAAGACGTTCTGCGTACACCAAGGCCCCCAGTTGTTGACTTGCTCCCCGCCATCCCCCATCCACCAGAAATGCATCGTTTCATACGGAATGAGGATCCTCCGTTCAATCTCCGCCTTCACATGCCGGATCGCCTCACCAGGCAACCGATCATCCAAAAGCGTGACGGTAAGGGCGAGCAACGCCGCAGTTTCCGCCGCATGAAGGCAAATGATCGGCCGTGTGGTGTCCGGATACGCAATAATCCGCGCATCCCGTTGATAGAGGTTGTGCGCGGGGAGCCACCAGGCGATTTCCGAAGTAATGAGATACACCAGATCCAAAAGCGAAGGAATGCAGGCATCCGTCTGGTCGAAAAACGCAGCGAACAGCAGATCGGCAAGATCCGCGTTGCGTTCTTCCACCAAGCGCTGGTAATGGGTCCGGTTTCCATTCCGATGGAATTCACCAAACGCAGAAAGAGGAATGGAGGGATAAGTTTTCCCGATCAACGAGGCGGCATGGGATCTGAGGATCTGCCGCGTTTCTTCAGGAAGGATGTCCTGGGCAAGC
Proteins encoded in this window:
- a CDS encoding heparinase II/III-family protein, with translation MRNLSTIPFQVASHFPRLLAQDILPEETRQILRSHAASLIGKTYPSIPLSAFGEFHRNGNRTHYQRLVEERNADLADLLFAAFFDQTDACIPSLLDLVYLITSEIAWWLPAHNLYQRDARIIAYPDTTRPIICLHAAETAALLALTVTLLDDRLPGEAIRHVKAEIERRILIPYETMHFWWMGDGGEQVNNWGPWCTQNVLLCYALLVADPIRKQQAIQHACRTLDRFLEGYGDDGACEEGPEYYHHAAVTLFGSLWVLQGMTGNAFSCVFEEAKIRNMAAFVKQMHISEDWYFNFSDCSARIAPSGLKEYGFAKAVHDTDLMRFFRTRWMCRSIPEKLLLSSRYAFDRLCTYALWKEVTEAPDVPIADQRKTGAVHFPSTGLHLFRTKGFDVALNAGNNGVSHNHNDTGSIILFKEGKPVLIDVGVETYTAKTFSPERYTIWTMQDWFHNLTIFPSFQQQAGASFRATDVMVSDHGVSCELAKAYPPSMPLESYRREVSFGNGCVVIRDVVRTSVSHELVLMSAFFPQRTATGLMIGPACLEFQGIPKTESILLEDEKLRNVWGEHIYRTTIPYGQEIMVSIT